From a region of the Salminus brasiliensis chromosome 4, fSalBra1.hap2, whole genome shotgun sequence genome:
- the comtd1 gene encoding catechol O-methyltransferase domain-containing protein 1, whose product MERKIKMCSKMIFTTLLFLAVTGTGKPSLISKSHNGDNPLLQYVLNNSLREHPVLTKLRLRTMEDPRKGMMVAAEQAQLMANLLRLIKGNKTIEIGMYTGYNTLSMALAVPEDGQVVACEIDENYIDIAKPFFKEAGVENKVAIRHQLALTTLDELLEAGEAGTYDFVFIDADKKNNENYYEKCLQLIRKGGIIAIDNVLWGGRVINPDKNDTTSQSIDELNKKLHKDQRVDLSLLTVGDGLTLAIKL is encoded by the exons ATGGAAAGGAAAATCAAGATGTGTTCTAAGATGATTTTCACCACACTGCTCTTCCTGGCCGTGACGG GAACTGGAAAACCAAGTCTTATCAGCAAGAGTCACAATGGAGACAACCCTCTGCTGCAGTATGTCCTCAATAACTCTTTAAGGGAACATCCAGTGCTGACCAAGCTACGCCTG AGAACGATGGAAGATCCTAGGAAGGGCATGATGGTGGCCGCAGAACAGGCTCAGCTAATGGCCAATTTGCTAAGGTTAATCAAAGGCAACAAAACTATTGAAATAG GTATGTACACAGGATACAACACCCTGAGTATGGCTCTGGCTGTTCCTGAGGATGGTCAAGTTGTGGCATGTGAAATAGACGAGAATTATATCGATATTGCTAAACCATTCTTTAAAGAG GCCGGAGTGGAGAATAAAGTTGCTATTCGCCATCAACTCGCACTCACAACCTTGG ACGAACTCCTTGAAGCTGGGGAAGCTGGAACGTATGACTTTGTGTTCATCGATGctgacaagaaaaacaatgaaaattactatgaaaaatgtctccagctTATTCGGAAAGGAGGCATAATAGCTATTGATAAT GTTCTTTGGGGAGGGAGAGTCATAAACCCTGACAAGAACGACACCACCTCCCAGAGCATTGATGAATTGAACAAGAAATTACATAAAGATCAACGAGTCGATCTGAGCCTGCTCACTGTTGGAGATGGCCTAACCCTGGCTATTAAATTATAA
- the vdac2 gene encoding voltage-dependent anion-selective channel protein 2 — MAVPPCYADLGKSAKDIFNKGYGFGLVKLDVKTKSSSGVEFKTSGSSNTDTSKVVGSLETKYKRSEYGLTFTEKWNTDNTLGTEITIEDQIAKGLKLTFDTTFSPNTGKKSGKVKTAYKREYVNLGCDVDFDFAGPTIHGAAVVGYEGWLAGYQMSFDTAKSKMTQNNFAVGYKTGDFQLHTNVNDGSEFGGSIYQKVSDKLETAVNLAWTAGSNSTRFGIAAKYQLDKDASISAKVNNTSLVGVGYTQTLRPGVKLTLSALVDGKSINAGGHKLGLGLELEA, encoded by the exons ATGGCTGTCCCCCCATGCTATGCTGATCTTGGAAAATCTGCCAAGGACATTTTCAACAAGGGATATG GCTTTGGTCTGGTGAAGCTTGATGTCAAGACAAAATCCTCCAGCGGAGTG GAGTTCAAGACTTCTGGGTCCTCTAATACTGACACCAGCAAAGTGGTGGGTAGTCTGGAAACCAAATACAAGAGGTCTGAGTATGGCCTGACCTTTACGGAGAAGTGGAACACTGACAACACCCTGGGGACAGAGATCACCATCGAAGATCAG ATTGCAAAGGGGCTGAAGCTGACTTTTGATACGACCTTCTCGCCAAACACAGG CAAGAAGAGCGGCAAAGTCAAGACCGCCTACAAGCGCGAGTATGTCAACTTGGGCTGTGATGTCGACTTTGATTTTGCGGGCCCGACTATCCATGGTGCCGCAGTGGTCGGTTATGAAGGATGGCTTGCCGGCTACCAGATGTCTTTCGACACAGCCAAGTCAAAGATGACCCAGAACAACTTTGCTGTAGGCTACAAGACAGGCGACTTCCAACTGCACACCAACGT GAATGATGGCTCAGAGTTTGGTGGTTCCATCTACCAGAAAGTGAGTGATAAGCTGGAGACCGCAGTGAACCTGGCCTGGACTGCAGGCAGCAACAGCACACGCTTTGGCATTGCTGCTAAGTACCAACTCGACAAGGATGCCTCCATCAGC GCCAAAGTGAACAACACTAGTCTTGTTGGTGTTGGGTACACGCAGACCCTGAGACCAG GTGTGAAGCTGACCCTGTCTGCCCTGGTTGATGGAAAGAGCATCAATGCTGGTGGCCACAAGCTGGGCctggggctggagctggagGCTTAA
- the ifit8 gene encoding interferon-induced protein with tetratricopeptide repeats 8: MFEEELNNLDCHFTWDLQKEDADLNFLEIKFTESLSVKTQHGENFTQKYLNFLAYIKHLQGFNDKALENLESAVQEGSVCIVTYANLAWLHHHMANDAMVKVYLEKLVKISASLPDPAEVELTREVQSEKAWSLLWFSKKHYSRAKECFQQALEKEPEDREWNTGYAVSLFNLEGLEIREDRRVPFEKSAAVAQLKKALKLDPDNAMLYVYLGLKCNKNKRNAEAWEHMRKALRMAPHDLNIVLPVAKFMKKEECYDMAMELLQRMLAKAPDSSRLHHELANNYRWKAKQLGDIHNPHLLRLCIYHSEEGARLNPDFLYPQMELALRYSEIKNCAKAEQKFQELFASANLKPADLQAWHRHYGDFNLYRLGSEAKAVKHYKEGLALQNISTEWRNCRNRLYKVLRNDRKDVYQIREFMNSLRRGNTADTEE; encoded by the coding sequence ATGTTTGAGGAGGAACTTAACAACCTGGACTGCCACTTCACCTGGGACTTACAGAAGGAGGATGCTGATCTTAATTTCCTGGAGATCAAATTCACAGAGAGTCTGTCTGTGAAAACTCAGCATGGAGAGAATTTCACGcagaaatatttaaattttCTGGCTTACATTAAACACCTGCAGGGTTTCAATGATAAGGCACTTGAGAATTTGGAAAGCGCAGTTCAGGAAGGTTCAGTTTGCATTGTTACATATGCAAATTTAGCCTGGCTTCACCATCACATGGCTAATGACGCTATGGTTAAAGTTTATTTGGAGAAGTTGGTAAAAATTTCTGCCTCCCTCCCCGATCCAGCAGAAGTCGAATTGACCCGTGAGGTCCAGAGTGAAAAGGCATGGTCTCTGCTATGGTTCTCCAAAAAGCACTATAGCAGAGCCAAAGAGTGCTTTCAGCAGGCCCTAGAGAAGGAACCTGAGGACAGGGAGTGGAACACTGGCTATGCCGTCTCCCTTTTTAACCTGGAGGGCCTGGAGATTCGGGAGGACAGACGTGTACCTTTCGAAAAGTCCGCTGCAGTGGCCCAGCTGAAGAAAGCCCTGAAACTGGACCCGGACAATGCCATGCTCTATGTCTACCTGGGACTGAAGTGCAACAAAAACAAGAGGAACGCGGAGGCATGGGAGCACATGAGGAAAGCTCTGCGCATGGCCCCACATGACCTGAACATAGTCTTGCCTGTTGCTAAGTTCATGAAGAAGGAAGAGTGTTACGATATGGCAATGGAGCTGCTGCAAAGAATGTTGGCGAAGGCGCCAGACTCCTCGCGTCTGCATCATGAACTTGCCAACAATTACCGCTGGAAAGCCAAGCAGCTGGGAGATATACACAACCCACATCTCCTGCGTCTCTGCATCTACCATTCAGAGGAGGGCGCTCGCCTCAATCCGGATTTTCTGTATCCGCAGATGGAGTTGGCGCTCAGGTATTCTGAAATTAAGAACTGCGCTAAAGCAGAGCAGAAATTCCAGGAGTTGTTTGCCAGCGCAAATTTGAAGCCAGCTGATCTCCAGGCCTGGCATCGCCATTATGGAGACTTCAACTTGTACCGCCTGGGCTCAGAGGCAAAAGCGGTCAAGCATTACAAAGAGGGTCTGGCACTGCAAAACATATCCACAGAATGGAGGAACTGTAGAAACAGACTCTACAAAGTCCTTCGCAACGACCGGAAAGATGTGTACCAGATTCGAGAGTTCATGAATTCCTTAAGGAGAGGAAACACTGCGGATACTGAGGAGTAG
- the LOC140554664 gene encoding uncharacterized protein, which produces MVPARTTNEKELLQGLNGRFAAFIDKVRHLESQNRALEQEIEDIRLKAKSSDALSKEYAPEMKELREQVHDITVQKHQVELSLESLQDEFNTLRQKCEQEARVRAGAEESVRALKKFIDEAYLAKQEMESKAKALEDEIGFLKNNHEVEVAEITAQIQENQVRQEASAFGRADITAALRDIRQQLEGHAAVCNIEPADERFRSHVAQLTRDAEVNRETLMNTKAEINDYRRQLQSKNVELDSVMGTREGMERQLFDLEQRHKAEIHHYKDTIRELEHELKNTRFDMSSHMQEYQDLLNVKMALDAEIYSYRKLLEGEELRYSSFSDAHVSVPYVYRQSPIYTLPSVIPRKAEPQYKFVEEIITETTREDIEISDTGSEGGSAAGEGDQPEKLCSVEEDADKAEPSDVHTEAENTEESATVDDRVSLKPEEEENKEKPTEEDKSSVDVSVVPQKADMDNEPIQSEGPAIEPNEEKDESKDDSRGAETEANDQEADTETKADKLQSDIASDEKMSFVPEEQKPQPAKETETKSKEKQHHPESPSLKAHEPKEKATEEISDKSEDKKVPQDIAAAKTLKPTSKKETEETKLAVEPQIAAAEKTPEKDIKITERFVEMDMSTTEPQPSSEKKAEETQKLTEDKKPATEPQIAATAKTTEKDIETIEVKSVEGDMSTTEPQPASEKETKETELAAEPQKMTEETKLTAKPQIDAAAKTPDKDIETSEVKSVEMDMSTTERQPASEKVTKETKLAAEPVTAAAKTPEKDVETPEVKSVEGDMSTTEPQPASEKDTEFKAEPHIDTAAKTPEKDIETSEVKSVEGDTSTHEPQPASEKVTEETKFEAKLKIDTAAKTPEKDIETSEVKSVEVDMSTTEPQPASEKETEETKLAAESQKVTEEMKPAAEPQIVAAAKTPEKDLETSEVKSVVGDMSTHEPQPASEKVTEETKLEAKPQIDAEETKLTTKSLTAAAETPEKDMEDIAVKSVEGDMSTTEPQSVSEKETEETKPAAEPQKVTEETQLEAKPQIVAAAKTPEKDLETSKVQSVAGDVSTHEPQPASEKVTEEMKIEAKPQIDVAAKTPEKDMKTIEVKSVEVGMSTTEPQPASEKETKETKLAAEPHKVSEETKLTAEPQIAAAAKTPEKDIETIEVKSVVGDMSTHEPQPASEKVTEETKLDSKPQIDAEETKLTTESLTAAAKTPEKDMEDIAVKSVEGDMSTTEPQSVSEKETEETKPAAEPQKVTEGTKLEAKPQIDAEETKLTTESLTAAAKTPEKDMEDIAVKSVEGDMSTTEPQSVSEKETEETKPAAEPQKVTEETQLEAKPQIVAAAKTPEKDLETSKVQSVAGDVSTHEPQPASEKVTEEMKIEAKPQIDVAAKTPGKDMKTTEVKSVEVGMSTTEPQPASEKETKETKLAAEPHKVSEETKLTAEPQIAAAAKTPEKDIETIEVKSVEEDMSTTEPQTASEKVAEETILEAEPQTDAAEKTPEKDMETTEVKSLEGNLSTTEPQPASEKVTEETKIETKPQIDVSAKTPEKDMETTELKSVEGDMSTTEPQPASEKDFAAEPQNVTEEIKLEAEPQIDAAKTPEKDMENIAVKSVKGDMSTTEPQPASERESEETKLAVEPQKESEGTKPAAEPQIVAAARTPEKDMEPTEVKSVEGDMSTTEPQPASEKETEETKLAAEPLTAAAKTPEKDMEDIAVKSVEGDMSTTEPQPASERESEETKLAVEPQKVTEGTKPAAEPQIVAAAKTPEKDMEPTEVQSVEGDMSTTEPQPASEKESDKTKLAAEPLTAAAKTPEKDMEDIAVKSVEGDMSTTEPQPASEKEKEETKLAAEPQKVTEETKPEAEPQIDAAKTPEKDMEDIAVKSVKGNMSTTEPQPASEKVTEETKLEAKPQIDAADKTLEKDTEISEVKTVEVDMSTSEPQPAPEQTKLATEPQKVTEDTKPAAKPQIVAVAKPPEKTLEKDIEKTIEEKFVEGDMSTTEPLTASEKVTEETKPTAEHQKVTEETKLAAESQIAVAAKTPEKHVETIEEKFVEGDMSTTEPLTASEKVTEETKLAAEPQIAAAAKTPERDTEPTEVKSLEGDMSTTEPLTASEKVTEETKPTAEHKKVTEEAKLAAKPQIAAAAKTPEKEMEISEVKSVKGDMSTTEPQPASEKVTEEAKLAAEPQIAAAAKPPKKDMETIEVKSVEGDMSTTEPQPASQKAEERQAIVPKEDSETESKDRVEISQADVDDVQKAETTKDKYLEAVQKELDTTEQAEGVKKEAATKDEVKESKSAPAAEQKVDSEPAGHSETVKAAKRESAKSTEGQETQDEASKSKEEVAKPKEAEEVQSKKEQPKVAAMETKSKEQPQVTTSSTKMLETIQKDKPSKPAEKETKSEDQTEKEEAKESKLETSDDTKEVVIKPKGHETDSRTLKDVQLKQSAPKTSVEEEQIKEQTETEKDMQEAKDMKMEKSDKTSAMQDDILKVDSTKSPEKDTLTQEDSTKPDQSIESAPKISSKKEQDKDQKADITDITKDAEQKQDKELPKVAANGVSM; this is translated from the exons ATGGTGCCTGCGAGAACGACTAACGAAAaagagctccttcagggcctcaacGGCCGTTTCGCGGCGTTCATCGACAAAGTTCGCCACCTGGAGAGCCAAAACAGAGCGCTGGAGCAGGAGATAGAAGACATCCGACTCAAAGCCAAATCCTCCGACGCTCTGTCCAAGGAGTACGCGCCGGAGATGAAGGAGCTGAGGGAACAGGTGCACGACATCACCGTGCAGAAGCACCAGGTCGAGCTGAGTCTCGAGAGTTTGCAGGACGAGTTCAACACACTGAGGCAGAAGTGCGAGCAGGAGGCGCGGGTGCGTGCCGGTGCTGAGGAGAGCGTGCGCGCACTGAAGAAGTTCATCGACGAGGCATACCTGGCCAAGCAAGAGATGGAGAGCAAGGCTAAAGCGCTGGAAGACGAAATCGGCTTCCTCAAGAACAACCACGAGGTCGAGGTGGCCGAGATCACGGCCCAGATCCAGGAGAACCAGGTGAGGCAAGAAGCGAGCGCATTCGGCAGGGCAGACATCACGGCGGCGCTCAGAGACATCCGGCAGCAGCTTGAAGGTCACGCCGCAGTGTGTAACATCGAGCCCGCGGACGAGCGCTTCCGATCCCACGTGGCCCAGCTGACCCGAGATGCCGAGGTCAACCGAGAGACCCTCATGAACACCAAGGCCGAGATCAACGACTACAGACGGCAGCTGCAGTCCAAAAACGTGGAGCTCGACTCCGTGATGGGAACGAGAGAAGGGATGGAGAGGCAGCTGTTCGACCTGGAGCAGCGACACAAAGCTGAAATCCACCACTATAAG GACACTATCAGAGAGTTGGAACACGAACTGAAAAACACCAGATTTGACATGAGCAGCCATATGCAGGAGTACCAGGATCTACTCAATGTGAAAATGGCCTTAGATGCTGAAATCTATTCTTACAG AAAATTGCTGGAGGGCGAAGAATTGAGGTACTCCTCTTTCTCAGATGCACATGTTTCAGTACCTTATGTTTATAGGCAGTCACCCATCTATACTCTCCCTTCTGTCATACCTCGAAAAGCTGAGCCACAGTACAAGTTTGTTGAAGAGATTATTACAGAGACCACCAGAGAAGACATAGAGATTTCAGATACAGGTTCTGAGGGTGGCAGTGCGGCAGGAGAGGGTGATCAACCAGAGAAACTGTGCAGTGTAGAAGAGGATGCAGATAAGGCTGAACCAAGTGATGTTCACACAGAGGCAGAAAACACTGAAGAATCAGCCACAGTAGATGACAGAGTCAGCCTCAAaccagaggaagaggaaaataaagaaaagccaaCAGAAGAAGACAAATCATCTGTAGATGTTTCTGTGGTTCCACAAAAAGCTGACATGGACAATGAACCAATACAAAGTGAAGGACCTGCCATAGAACCCAATGAAGAGAAAGATGAGAGTAAAGATGACTCCAGAGGTGCTGAGACAGAGGCCAATGACCAGGAGGCTGATACAGAAACAAAAGCAGACAAACTGCAGTCAGATATAGCCAGTGATGAGAAAATGTCCTTTGTTCCTGAAGAGCAAAAACCACAACCAgcaaaagaaacagaaacaaagtcAAAGGAAAAGCAACATCATCCTGAATCACCTTCACTGAAAGCTCATGAGCCAAAAGAAAAGGCCACAGAAGAAATCTCTGACAAATCTGAAGACAAAAAGGTGCCTCAGGATATTGCTGCTGCAAAAACACTGAAGCCAACATCTAAAAAGGAGACAGAAGAGACCAAACTTGCAGTCGAACCCCAGATTGCAGCTGCtgaaaaaacaccagaaaaagataTAAAGATCACTGAGAGATTTGTAGAGATGGACATGTCCACTACTGAACCACAGCCATCATCTGAAAAGAAGGCAGAAGAGACACAAAAGCTGACAGAAGACAAGAAACCAGCAACGGAACCTCAGATAGCTGCTACTGCAAAAACAACAGAGAAAGATATAGAAACCATTGAAGTAAAATCTGTGGAGGGGGACATGTCCACTACTGAACCACAGCCAGCATCTGAAAAGGAGACAAAAGAGACAGAACTTGCAGCTGAACCTCAAAAGATGACAGAAGAGACTAAGCTTACAGCCAAGCCTCAGATTGATGCTGCTGCAAAAACACCTGACAAAGATATAGAAACCAGTGAGGTGAAATCTGTGGAGATGGACATGTCCACTACTGAACGACAGCCAGCATCTGAAAAGGTGACAAAAGAGACAAAACTCGCAGCCGAACCTGTGACTGCTGCAGCAAAAACACCTGAGAAAGATGTGGAAACCCCTGAAGTAAAATCTGTGGAGGGGGACATGTCCACTACTGAACCACAGCCAGCATCTGAAAAGGACACAGAATTTAAAGCCGAACCTCATATTGATACTGCTGCAAAAACACCAGAGAAAGATATTGAAACCAGTGAGGtaaaatctgtggagggagACACATCCACCCATGAACCCCAACCAGCATCTGAAAAGGTGACAGAGGAGACAAAATTTGAAGCCAAACTTAAGATTGACACTGCTGCAAAAACACCAGAGAAAGACATAGAAACCAGTGAGGTGAAATCTGTGGAGGTGGATATGTCCACTACTGAACCACAGCCAGCATCTGAAAAGGAAACAGAAGAGACTAAACTTGCAGCTGAATCTCAAAAGGTGACAGAAGagatgaaacctgcagctgaacCTCAGATTGTAGCTGCTGCAAAAACACCAGAGAAAGATTTGGAAACCAGTGAGGTAAAATCTGTGGTGGGGGACATGTCCACCCATGAACCACAGCCAGCATCTGAAAAGGTGACAGAAGAGACAAAACTTGAAGCCAAACCTCAGATTGACGCAGAAGAGACAAAACTCACAACTAAATCTCTGACAGCTGCTGcagaaacaccagaaaaagacatgGAGGACATTGCAGTGAAATCTGTGGAGGGTGACATGTCCACTACTGAACCACAGTCAGTATctgaaaaagagacagaagagaCAAAACCTGCAGCAGAACCTCAAAAGGTGACAGAAGAGACACAACTTGAAGCCAAACCTCAGATTGTAGCTGCTGCAAAAACACCAGAGAAAGATCTGGAAACCAGTAAGGTACAATCTGTGGCGGGGGACGTGTCCACCCATGAACCACAGCCAGCATCTGAAAAAGTGACAGAAGAGATGAAAATTGAAGCCAAACCTCAAATTGACGTTGCTGCCAAAACACCAGAGAAAGATATGAAAACCATTGAAGTTAAATCTGTGGAGGTAGGCATGTCCACTACTGAACCACAGCCAGCATCTGAAAAGGAGACAAAAGAGACAAAACTTGCAGCTGAACCTCATAAGGTGTCAGAAGAGACAAAGCTTACAGCTGAGCCTCAGATTGCTGCTGCAGCAAAAACTCCAGAGAAAGATATAGAAACCATTGAGGTAAAATCTGTGGTGGGGGACATGTCCACCCATGAACCACAGCCAGCATCTGAAAAGGTGACAGAAGAGACAAAACTTGACTCCAAACCTCAGATTGACGCAGAAGAGACAAAACTCACAACTGAATCTCTGACAGCTGCtgcaaaaacaccagaaaaagacatgGAGGACATTGCAGTAAAATCTGTGGAGGGTGACATGTCCACTACTGAACCACAGTCAGTATctgaaaaagagacagaagagaCAAAACCTGCAGCAGAACCTCAAAAGGTGACAGAAGGGACAAAACTTGAAGCCAAACCTCAGATTGACGCAGAAGAGACAAAACTCACAACTGAATCTCTGACAGCTGCtgcaaaaacaccagaaaaagacatgGAGGACATTGCAGTGAAATCTGTGGAGGGTGACATGTCCACTACTGAACCACAGTCAGTATctgaaaaagagacagaagagaCAAAACCTGCAGCAGAACCTCAAAAGGTGACAGAAGAGACACAACTTGAAGCCAAACCTCAGATTGTAGCTGCTGCAAAAACACCAGAGAAAGATCTGGAAACCAGTAAGGTACAATCTGTGGCGGGGGACGTGTCCACCCATGAACCACAGCCAGCATCTGAAAAAGTGACAGAAGAGATGAAAATTGAAGCCAAACCTCAAATTGACGTTGCTGCCAAAACACCAGGGAAAGATATGAAAACCACTGAAGTTAAATCTGTGGAGGTAGGCATGTCCACTACTGAACCACAGCCAGCATCTGAAAAGGAGACAAAAGAGACAAAACTTGCAGCTGAACCTCATAAGGTGTCAGAAGAGACAAAGCTTACAGCCGAGCCTCAGATTGCTGCTGCAGCAAAAACTCCAGAGAAAGATATAGAAACCATTGAGGTAAAATCTGTGGAAGAAGACATGTCCACTACTGAACCACAGACAGCATCTGAAAAGGTGGCAGAAGAGACAATACTTGAAGCCGAGCCTCAGACTGATGCTGCAGAAAAAACACCAGAGAAAGACATGGAAACCACTGAAGTGAAATCTTTGGAGGGGAACTTGTCCACTACTGAACCACAGCCAGCATCTGAAAAGGTGACAGAAGAAACAAAAATTGAAACCAAACCTCAGATTGACGTTTCtgcaaaaacaccagaaaaagataTGGAAACCACTGAATTAAAATCTGTGGAGGGGGACATGTCCACTACTGAACCACAGCCAGCATCTGAAAAGGACTTTGCAGCAGAACCTCAAAACGTGACAGAAGAAATAAAACTTGAAGCCGAACCTCAGATTGATGCtgcaaaaacaccagaaaaagacatgGAGAACATTGCAGTGAAATCTGTGAAGGGTGACATGTCCACTACTGAACCACAGCCAGCATCTGAAAGGGAGAGCGAAGAGACCAAACTTGCAGTTGAACCACAAAAGGAGTCAGAAGGGACAAAACCTGCAGCTGAACCTCAGATTGTAGCTGCTGCAAGAACACCAGAGAAAGATATGGAACCCACTGAGGTAAAATCTGTGGAGGGGGACATGTCCACTACTGAACCACAGCCAGCATCTGAAAAGGAAACAGAAGAGACTAAACTTGCAGCTGAACCTCTGACTGCTGCtgcaaaaacaccagaaaaagacatgGAGGACATTGCAGTGAAATCTGTGGAGGGTGACATGTCTACTACTGAACCACAGCCAGCATCTGAAAGGGAGAGCGAAGAGACCAAACTTGCAGTTGAACCACAAAAGGTGACAGAAGGGACAAAACCTGCAGCGGAACCTCAGATTGTAGCTGCTGCAAAAACACCAGAGAAAGATATGGAACCCACTGAGGTACAATCTGTGGAGGGGGACATGTCCACTACTGAACCACAGCCAGCATCTGAAAAGGAGTCAGATAAGACTAAACTTGCAGCTGAACCTCTGACTGCTGCtgcaaaaacaccagaaaaagacatgGAGGACATTGCAGTGAAATCTGTGGAGGGGGACATGTCCACTACTGAACCACAGCCAGCatctgaaaaagagaaagaagagacaaAACTTGCAGCAGAACCTCAAAAGGTGACAGAGGAGACAAAACCTGAAGCCGAACCTCAGATTGATGCtgcaaaaacaccagaaaaagacatgGAGGACATTGCAGTGAAATCTGTGAAGGGTAACATGTCCACTACTGAACCACAGCCAGCATCTGAAAAGGTGACAGAAGAGACAAAACTTGAAGCCAAACCTCAGATTGACGCTGCTGATAAAACACTCGAGAAAGATACAGAAATCAGTGAGGTGAAAACTGTGGAGGTAGACATGTCCACTTCTGAACCACAGCCAGCACCTGAACAGACCAAACTTGCAACTGAACCACAAAAGGTGACAGAAGATACAAAGCCTGCAGCCAAACCTCAGATTGTAGCTGTTGCAAAACCCCCAGAAAAAACACTGGAGAAAGATATAGAAAAAACCATTGAAGAGAAATTTGTGGAGGGGGACATGTCCACTACTGAACCCCTGACAGCATCTGAAAAGGTGACAGAAGAGACCAAACCCACAGCAGAACATCAGAAGGTGACAGAAGAGACCAAACTTGCAGCCGAATCTCAGATTGCAGTGGCTGCAAAAACACCAGAGAAACATGTGGAAACCATTGAAGAGAAATTTGTGGAGGGGGACATGTCCACTACTGAACCTCTGACAGCATCTGAAAAAGTGACAGAAGAGACAAAACTTGCAGCCGAACCTCAGATTGCAGCTGCTGCAAAAACACCAGAGAGAGATACGGAACCCACTGAAGTGAAATCTTTGGAGGGGGACATGTCCACTACTGAACCCCTGACAGCATCTGAAAAAGTGACAGAAGAGACAAAACCCACAGCAGAACATAAAAAGGTGACAGAAGAGGCCAAACTTGCAGCCAAACCTCAGATTGCAGCTGCTGCCAAAACACCCGaaaaagaaatggaaattaGTGAGGTGAAATCTGTGAAGGGTGACATGTCTACTACTGAACCACAGCCAGCATCTGAAAAGGTGACAGAAGAGGCCAAACTTGCAGCCGAACCTCAGATTGCAGCTGCTGCAAAGCCACCAAAGAAAGATATGGAAACCATTGAGGTGAAATCTGTGGAGGGTGACATGTCCACTACTGAGCCCCAGCCAGCATCTCAAAAAGCTGAAGAAAGACAGGCTATTGTTCCAAAAGAGGACAGCGAAACAGAATCAAAAGACAGAGTAGAAATCTCACAAGCTGACGTAGACGATGTGCAAAAGGCAGAAACTACAAAGGATAAATATTTGGAGGCTGTACAAAAAGAACTAGATACAACAGAGCAGGCAGAGGGAGTAAAAAAAGAAGCTGCCACAAAAGATGAAGTAAAGGAATCAAAGTCTGCGCCTGCTGCAGAGCAGAAAGTGGATAGCGAACCAGCTGGTCACTCTGAGACTGTAAAAGCAGCAAAGAGAGAAAGTGCAAAGTCAACCGAGGGACAAGAAACACAAGATGAAGCTTCCAAATCCAAAGAGGAAGTTGCAAAGCCAAAGGAAGCTGAAGAAGTTCAGTCAAAAAAAGAGCAGCCAAAAGTTGCAGCAATGGAGACAAAATCTAAAGAGCAACCTCAGGTAACTACATCCTCTACAAAAATGCTTGAGACCATCCAGAAGGATAAACCCTCAAAACCTGCAGAAAAGGAAACAAAATCTGAAGACCaaacagagaaagaagaagCCAAAGAGAGCAAACTGGAGACTTCTGATGACACAAAAGAGGTTGTGATCAAGCCTAAAGGTCACGAAACAGACAGTAGAACTTTAAAAGATGTACAACTCAAACAGAGTGCTCCAAAGACTTCAGTGGAAGAAGAGCAGATTAAAGAACAGACCGAAACGGAGAAAGATATGCAAGAAGCCAAAGACATGAAAATGGAAAAATCAGATAAGACCAGTGCAATGCAGGACGACATCCTGAAAGTGGACAGCACAAAGAGTCCTGAAAAAGACACCCTAACACAAGAAGATTCTACAAAACCTGATCAAAGTATAGAGTCTGCTCCAAAAATATCTTCAAAGaaagaacaagacaaagaccaGAAAGCAGACATCACTGACATCACCAAAGATGCAGagcaaaaacaagacaaagaactGCCAAAAGTAGCTGCAAACGGAGTATCTATGTAA